A window of the Malaclemys terrapin pileata isolate rMalTer1 chromosome 6, rMalTer1.hap1, whole genome shotgun sequence genome harbors these coding sequences:
- the GALT gene encoding galactose-1-phosphate uridylyltransferase translates to MEAPSESESSGPGGTGPAVGSFQPSEHQHVRYNPLRDDWVLVSAHRMRRPWQGQVEKQPQEDVPRCDLSNPLCPGAARANGEVNPQYTSTFVFDNDFPALQPDAPEPDACNHPLFRAASARGICKVMCFHPWSDLTLPLMSLAEIRAVIDKWAELTVELGASYPWVQIFENKGAMMGCSNPHPHCQVWASNFLPNEARLEDRTQRQHLQERGVPLLLEYARLEAQRKERLVVENADWLVVVPYWAVWPFQTLLLPRRHVCRLQELSDGERDSLASIMKRLLTKYDNLFEVSFPYSMGWHGAPTGPHLGADCGHWQLHAHYYPPLLRSAAVRKFMVGYEMLAQAQRDLTPEQAAERLRTLPEEHYRVRPREAV, encoded by the exons ATGGAGGCGCCTTCCGAGTCCGAGAGTTCGGGGCCCGGCGGGACGGGGCCGGCGGTCGGGTCCTTCCAGCCCAGCG agcACCAGCATGTCCGCTACAACCCCCTGCGGGATGACTGGGTGCTGGTGTCCGCCCACCGGATGAGGCGTccctggcaggggcaggtggAGAAACAGCCGCaagaggatgtccctcgctgtgACCTGTCTAACCCGCTGTGCCCTGGAGCAGCACGAGCCAACGGGGAG GTGAATCCGCAGTACACGAGCACGTTTGTCTTCGACAATGACTTCCCAGCACTGCAGCCGGATGCCCCGGAACCTG aCGCCTGCAACCACCCCTTGTTCCGAGCTGCGTCTGCCCGAGGAATTTG CAAGGTCATGTGCTTCCATCCTTGGTCTGACCTGACACTGCCGCTCATGTCGCTGGCAGAGATCCGGGCAGTGATTGACAAGTGGGCGGAGCTCACGGTGGAGCTGGGTGCTTCTTATCCCTGGGTACAG ATATTTGAGAACAAAGGGGCCATGATGGGCTGCTCCAACCCTCACCCTCACTGCCAG gtctgGGCCAGTAACTTCCTCCCCAACGAAGCCCGGCTGGAGGACCGGACGCAGCGGCAGCACCTCCAGGAGCGCGGCGTGCCCTTGCTGCTGGAGTATGCCCGGCTGGAGGCCCAGAGGAAG GAGCGGCTGGTGGTGGAGAACGCGGACTGGCTGGTGGTGGTCCCCTATTGGGCCGTGTGGCCTTTCcagaccctgctcctgccccgccGTCACGTCTGCCGCCTCCAGGAGCTCAGCGACGGCGAGAGAGACA GTCTGGCCTCCATCATGAAAAGGCTCCTCACCAAGTACGACAACCTCTTTGAGGTTTCCTTCCCCTACTCGATGGGCTGGCATG GCGCCCCCACGGGGCCTCACTTGGGAGCAGACTGTGGGCACTGGCAGCTTCACGCCCACTACTACCCGCCCCTCCTCCGCTCGGCCGCTGTCCGCAAGTTCATGGTGGGCTACGAGATGCTGGCGCAGGCTCAGCGGGACCTGACGCCAGAGCAG GCCGCCGAGCGCCTGAGGACTCTGCCCGAGGAGCATTACAGGGTGAGGCCGCGTGAGGCGGTGTGA